In Afipia sp. GAS231, a single window of DNA contains:
- a CDS encoding ketopantoate reductase family protein, with protein sequence MRIAMIGAGGFGGYFGARLAQGGADVCFLARGSHLAAIRANGLVVEGGPEKVCVNPVRASDNPTDLGVADFVLLAVKLWDTETVLEQIKPMVGPDTTLISFQNGVLKDDALRNAYGPTRIMGGVGYVATTIDRPGVIRQTGPMQRLIFGEFDGRRSTRAEELLQACKNGGINAELSTNVVREIWEKYVFLVGLSGTTTAMRSAIGPIRENRQTRAFLLDVMREVVAVANAHGAKLQADYAERRLALADDVAPDMTSSMHHDLQRSRQLEIRWLSGGVVQLGSAVGVATPLNRAIADVLALYEGGAPATLETRALESAGAT encoded by the coding sequence ATGCGCATAGCGATGATCGGTGCAGGAGGTTTCGGCGGCTACTTTGGCGCCCGCCTTGCTCAAGGCGGTGCAGATGTTTGCTTCCTTGCCCGGGGCTCTCACCTGGCGGCCATCCGCGCGAACGGACTGGTCGTCGAAGGCGGTCCTGAAAAGGTGTGCGTCAATCCCGTGAGAGCCTCAGACAATCCCACCGATCTCGGTGTGGCGGATTTCGTATTGCTGGCTGTCAAGCTGTGGGACACGGAGACGGTCCTCGAGCAGATCAAGCCGATGGTTGGACCGGACACGACTCTGATTTCGTTCCAAAATGGTGTGCTCAAGGACGACGCGTTACGAAACGCCTATGGCCCGACCCGGATCATGGGCGGGGTCGGCTACGTCGCGACCACGATCGATCGCCCTGGCGTTATCCGGCAGACGGGACCGATGCAACGATTGATCTTCGGCGAGTTCGATGGCCGCCGGTCGACGCGCGCTGAAGAGCTTTTGCAAGCCTGCAAGAATGGCGGCATCAACGCCGAACTGTCCACCAACGTTGTTCGGGAAATCTGGGAGAAGTACGTGTTTCTTGTCGGCTTGTCCGGCACCACTACCGCCATGCGAAGTGCGATCGGTCCAATCAGGGAGAACCGGCAGACGCGGGCGTTCCTGCTCGACGTCATGCGGGAGGTTGTCGCTGTTGCAAACGCCCATGGCGCGAAGCTCCAGGCGGATTACGCCGAGCGGCGCCTCGCGCTTGCCGACGACGTGGCGCCCGACATGACGTCATCGATGCATCATGACCTGCAACGCAGCAGGCAGTTGGAGATCCGGTGGTTATCCGGCGGAGTAGTCCAACTCGGGAGCGCTGTGGGGGTAGCGACGCCGCTTAACCGAGCCATCGCCGATGTCCTTGCACTGTACGAAGGCGGTGCGCCTGCCACGTTGGAGAC
- the yghU gene encoding glutathione-dependent disulfide-bond oxidoreductase — MTTSFDYAPPKVWSWDKPNGGRFANVNRPIAGPTHEKELPVGRHPLQLYSQGTPNGVKVAVMLEELLALGHSGAEYDAWLIRIDRGDQFGSGFVGLNPNSKIPALVDQSGPMPIRVFESGAILIYLAEKFGAFLPTGHGARAECLSWLFWQAGSAPYVGGGFGHFYAYAPTRIEYAIDRFSMETKRQLDVLDRHLETREFIAGNDYTIADIAAWPWYAGLSRGWLYEAAEFLQTQEYKNVARWIDAIAERPAVRRGRMVNRVNGEASSQLHERHDAGDFETKTQDKLASGT, encoded by the coding sequence ATGACCACCTCGTTCGATTATGCGCCGCCGAAAGTCTGGAGTTGGGACAAGCCGAACGGCGGACGGTTCGCGAACGTCAACCGACCGATCGCCGGCCCGACGCACGAGAAGGAACTCCCCGTCGGTCGCCATCCCCTCCAACTCTACTCCCAGGGAACGCCGAACGGCGTGAAGGTGGCCGTGATGCTCGAGGAGTTGTTGGCGCTCGGCCATAGTGGCGCGGAATACGATGCCTGGCTGATCAGAATCGACCGCGGCGATCAGTTCGGGAGCGGCTTTGTTGGGCTGAACCCCAACTCCAAGATCCCGGCCTTGGTTGATCAAAGCGGACCGATGCCGATCCGGGTCTTCGAGTCCGGTGCTATCTTGATATACTTGGCCGAGAAGTTTGGCGCGTTCCTGCCGACCGGACATGGTGCACGCGCCGAATGCCTGTCGTGGCTGTTCTGGCAGGCGGGAAGCGCACCATATGTGGGCGGAGGCTTCGGCCACTTTTATGCCTACGCGCCGACCAGGATCGAATACGCCATAGATCGCTTCTCCATGGAGACGAAACGCCAGCTCGACGTGCTCGACCGGCACCTCGAAACGAGAGAATTTATCGCTGGCAACGACTACACGATCGCCGATATCGCCGCCTGGCCCTGGTACGCTGGCTTATCAAGGGGCTGGCTCTACGAAGCGGCCGAGTTCCTTCAAACACAGGAATACAAGAACGTTGCGCGCTGGATAGACGCGATCGCCGAACGGCCGGCCGTCCGACGCGGGCGAATGGTCAACCGCGTCAATGGCGAAGCCTCAAGTCAACTGCATGAACGGCATGACGCCGGCGATTTTGAGACCAAGACGCAAGACAAACTGGCGAGCGGAACATAG
- a CDS encoding CoxG family protein: MDLTGSYTIPAKQSAVWAALNDPDILKECIPGCETLSMLSETEFAATIVAKIGPLKARFTGRVELSEIDPDNGYRIRGEGSGGVAGFAKGGARVHLQGAGDGTVLTYEIEAQISGKLAQLGSRLITGVVNSMAEKFFTTLVSKVTLGGPTEDGSSNA, from the coding sequence ATGGATCTAACGGGAAGCTATACGATTCCGGCGAAGCAAAGCGCCGTGTGGGCCGCACTCAATGACCCAGACATTCTCAAAGAGTGTATCCCGGGCTGTGAAACTCTCTCGATGCTTTCCGAGACTGAATTTGCTGCGACCATTGTCGCCAAGATAGGTCCATTGAAAGCGCGCTTCACCGGAAGAGTTGAGTTGAGCGAGATCGATCCGGATAACGGCTATCGCATTCGGGGCGAGGGTTCGGGGGGTGTCGCGGGTTTTGCCAAGGGTGGTGCTCGTGTCCATCTCCAGGGAGCAGGGGATGGCACCGTGCTAACGTATGAAATAGAGGCCCAGATAAGCGGAAAGCTCGCGCAGCTTGGGTCACGTCTGATCACAGGTGTGGTGAACAGCATGGCCGAGAAGTTTTTCACCACGCTGGTATCTAAAGTAACCCTGGGCGGTCCAACGGAAGATGGTAGCTCTAATGCGTGA
- a CDS encoding molybdopterin-dependent oxidoreductase, with protein sequence MPTSTSTTKANTREYFGGCPHDCPDTCAMLYTVEGDKLVNVRGNPKHPVTRGGLCVKLNDYSDRHYNADRVLHPLKRNGPKGSRPFVRISWDQALAEIKQRWTRTIADHGAEAILPVSYLGNEGLVQGLTVGDAFFNKLGATVCEKTYCASGSSTAWLLTVGPTNALDPESFAYSKYIIIWGCNSLSTNLHHWPFVTEARQKGAKVVVIDPYRSRTAKQADWHIAPKPGTDGALAMAMIQTLIAEDLVDRDYVDKYVLGFPELKEHAAGCTPEWAEKITGVPADDIRKLAREYGQSRNASIRIGVALERTAGGAQAIRAVIALPALTGAWKDVAGGIYQAPLWEFPVNFGAICRPDWIKPGTRVVNLLKLGEALLGETKLDPPIKSIMVYNTNPVTQAMDVDKIVKGLQREDLFTVVADHFVSDTAAYADIILPATMAAEHDDMMFSWGHFYLTLNQKAIEPPGEACSNAEIFRRLAKTMGFTDPEFIKSDKDLAESTIDWTAPQVQGIDMDLLRAQGYAKLNLGAADTRTPHAEGNFKTPSGKCEILLNNATNFVAPPFRQLYNEMQSGEPIEPLPGYTRPYESAADEPELAKLYPLSIVAPKSHAFLNTNYANEPKKQRLQGNQFVLLSPQDAAERMIGHGDEVKVYNRTGGFQGVAQITDDVRAGLVVTTVGYWRTHNEEGTVNSVSAARFGGMGNCPTFSDNLVQVERVVGKNAARSMHEPKPVALVTA encoded by the coding sequence ATGCCGACCAGCACTTCAACGACGAAGGCGAATACGAGGGAATATTTTGGTGGTTGCCCCCACGACTGTCCCGACACCTGCGCAATGCTTTATACCGTGGAAGGCGACAAATTAGTCAACGTTCGTGGAAACCCGAAGCATCCGGTTACGCGTGGCGGACTATGCGTCAAACTCAACGATTACTCGGATCGCCACTACAACGCGGACCGCGTGTTGCACCCACTGAAGCGTAACGGGCCAAAGGGCAGCCGGCCCTTCGTGCGGATCAGCTGGGACCAGGCGCTGGCGGAAATCAAACAGCGCTGGACGAGAACTATTGCTGACCATGGCGCAGAAGCCATTCTTCCCGTCAGCTATCTCGGCAATGAAGGTCTTGTGCAGGGCCTTACGGTTGGCGACGCATTCTTCAACAAGCTCGGCGCCACCGTTTGCGAGAAGACCTATTGCGCTTCGGGCTCTTCCACAGCATGGCTCCTCACTGTCGGGCCCACTAACGCGCTGGACCCTGAGAGCTTCGCCTACTCGAAATATATCATTATCTGGGGCTGCAACTCTCTCAGCACCAACCTGCATCATTGGCCCTTCGTGACGGAGGCGCGCCAAAAGGGTGCAAAAGTCGTAGTGATCGATCCATATAGGTCGCGCACTGCCAAGCAGGCAGACTGGCACATCGCGCCCAAGCCGGGAACCGATGGCGCTCTTGCGATGGCCATGATCCAAACGCTGATCGCGGAAGACCTCGTCGATCGCGACTATGTCGACAAGTATGTCTTGGGTTTCCCGGAACTCAAGGAGCACGCGGCTGGCTGCACACCTGAATGGGCCGAGAAGATCACCGGTGTCCCCGCCGACGACATACGGAAGCTGGCTCGTGAATACGGTCAGTCGCGAAACGCATCGATTCGCATCGGCGTAGCGCTTGAGCGTACTGCGGGCGGAGCGCAGGCGATCCGCGCCGTCATCGCGCTTCCGGCCTTGACCGGCGCCTGGAAAGATGTGGCTGGCGGCATTTATCAGGCGCCGTTGTGGGAGTTCCCCGTGAACTTCGGGGCGATCTGCAGACCGGATTGGATTAAGCCCGGCACGCGTGTCGTAAATCTCCTCAAGTTGGGAGAGGCGCTATTGGGCGAGACAAAGCTTGATCCGCCGATCAAATCCATAATGGTCTACAATACAAATCCGGTGACCCAGGCGATGGATGTCGACAAGATCGTCAAGGGGCTTCAACGCGAAGATCTGTTCACCGTCGTCGCGGATCACTTCGTCAGCGATACCGCGGCTTATGCCGATATCATCTTGCCGGCAACGATGGCGGCCGAACACGATGACATGATGTTCTCCTGGGGGCATTTCTACCTTACGCTCAATCAAAAAGCGATCGAGCCGCCCGGCGAAGCTTGTTCGAACGCGGAAATTTTCCGGAGGCTGGCGAAAACGATGGGCTTCACCGATCCCGAGTTCATCAAATCGGACAAGGATCTGGCTGAAAGCACGATAGACTGGACTGCGCCCCAGGTGCAGGGCATCGATATGGACCTGCTTCGGGCGCAAGGCTACGCGAAGCTGAACTTGGGCGCGGCAGACACGCGGACGCCTCACGCCGAGGGGAACTTCAAGACGCCGTCCGGCAAGTGTGAAATCTTGCTCAACAACGCGACAAATTTCGTGGCACCTCCATTCCGTCAATTGTACAACGAGATGCAGAGTGGCGAGCCTATCGAACCGCTTCCCGGTTATACCAGACCATACGAGAGCGCGGCTGACGAGCCCGAGCTTGCCAAGCTCTATCCTCTGAGCATCGTAGCTCCGAAGAGCCACGCGTTCTTGAACACGAACTATGCCAACGAGCCCAAGAAACAGAGGCTGCAGGGTAACCAGTTTGTTCTCCTTAGCCCGCAAGATGCGGCTGAGCGAATGATCGGACATGGTGATGAGGTGAAAGTGTACAATCGGACCGGAGGCTTCCAAGGCGTCGCTCAGATAACCGACGACGTGCGGGCTGGTCTCGTCGTTACGACCGTCGGATATTGGCGGACCCACAACGAGGAGGGGACCGTCAATAGCGTGTCCGCGGCTCGGTTCGGTGGGATGGGAAATTGTCCCACCTTCTCGGACAATCTTGTTCAGGTGGAGCGGGTCGTAGGCAAGAATGCTGCGCGCAGCATGCATGAGCCAAAGCCGGTAGCGTTGGTGACAGCCTAA
- the moaA gene encoding GTP 3',8-cyclase MoaA: MIDQSLVVRFACRQNMAATSSMRSHAPLLVDTFGRRIEYLRLSVTDRCDLRCTYCIPKGFRGFQEPASWLRFEEIERLISIMAPRGLKRVRLTGGEPLVRRDLPNLAARLAAIPGIDDLSLSTNATRLHALAAPLKEAGVRRVNVSLDSLRADRVAAICGRDVLDKILAGLAAAKEAGFAPIKINMVAMHGVNDDEIDDMVDFCMEQGFVLRLIEAMPMGATGRNTQFLDLQPIRRRLQQERGLVAGDVPGGGPARYLKTPDGRLSIGFITPLSEHFCATCNRVRLAADGTMYLCLGQREQLAFGPLLRRGASDEEIVEALRSAMSLKPERHEFNEKPDKISRLMAATGG, encoded by the coding sequence ATGATCGACCAATCCTTGGTCGTGCGCTTTGCATGTCGACAGAACATGGCGGCAACATCATCTATGAGATCGCATGCCCCCCTCCTCGTGGATACGTTCGGGCGCCGAATTGAATATCTGCGGCTTTCGGTGACCGACCGCTGCGACTTACGCTGCACCTACTGCATTCCAAAGGGATTTCGCGGCTTTCAGGAACCGGCCTCCTGGTTGCGGTTCGAGGAAATCGAGCGCCTGATCTCCATTATGGCTCCTCGTGGGCTGAAACGTGTCCGCCTCACAGGTGGCGAGCCGCTGGTGCGGCGAGACTTGCCAAATCTTGCGGCGCGCCTTGCCGCAATACCGGGCATCGACGATCTATCCTTGAGCACCAACGCGACCCGATTGCATGCACTCGCGGCGCCGTTGAAGGAGGCCGGCGTGAGGCGCGTCAACGTCAGCCTGGACTCGCTTCGCGCAGACCGCGTCGCCGCGATCTGCGGCCGGGATGTTCTCGACAAAATTCTGGCTGGCCTGGCGGCCGCCAAGGAAGCCGGTTTCGCACCGATCAAGATCAACATGGTCGCGATGCATGGCGTGAATGACGACGAAATCGATGACATGGTCGATTTCTGCATGGAGCAGGGATTTGTTCTTCGCCTGATCGAAGCGATGCCGATGGGGGCAACCGGTCGAAATACCCAATTCCTTGATCTCCAGCCGATCCGGCGGCGCTTGCAGCAAGAACGCGGCCTAGTCGCGGGCGACGTGCCCGGCGGTGGGCCTGCGCGATATCTGAAAACGCCAGACGGGCGATTGAGCATCGGCTTCATCACTCCGCTTTCAGAACATTTTTGCGCCACTTGCAATCGGGTGCGGCTCGCAGCCGACGGGACAATGTATCTCTGTCTCGGTCAGCGGGAGCAGCTGGCATTCGGTCCACTATTACGTCGCGGCGCCAGCGACGAAGAGATAGTGGAGGCACTTCGGTCAGCAATGAGCCTAAAACCGGAGCGGCACGAGTTCAATGAAAAACCTGATAAAATTTCGCGACTCATGGCCGCGACGGGCGGCTAG
- a CDS encoding 4Fe-4S binding protein, translating to MYIDPIACVDCAACIPACPVHAISESADLSEDQVMWIQINADRSSTTPVIRSKQTPLAGAEERRAALGYS from the coding sequence ATGTACATCGATCCGATCGCATGCGTCGATTGCGCGGCATGCATTCCGGCCTGTCCGGTTCACGCTATCAGCGAAAGCGCGGATCTCTCGGAAGACCAGGTAATGTGGATTCAGATTAACGCTGATAGATCGAGCACCACACCCGTGATCCGGAGCAAGCAAACGCCGTTGGCGGGTGCGGAGGAACGACGAGCCGCCCTGGGCTATTCCTGA
- a CDS encoding FAD-dependent oxidoreductase: MRVAIVGSGPSGFYAAEALLQSEHTTEVDILERLPVPYGLVRYGVAPDHPRLKDVADTYAAIAQHPRFSFIGNVSFGKDFTLRELADCYHAVIFATGAATDRKLGIPGEDLQGSHAATSFVGWYNGHPDYRDLKFDLSGESAIIIGQGNVAVDVCRILAKSTDELRKTDIASHALDALAESRIREIHLIGRRGPAQTRFTTKELRELGQLSECDPFVDPDDLLLSETCKSELNDVREPARARNFEIFRTFASRRQEKPKCCRVHFFLSPREARGEHRLEELVLERTRLVGAAGRQEAIGTGKTVSIGTGLMIRSVGYSGLPLEGVPFDEKLGTVPNKDGRAAITSSNGFPVYVTGWIKRGPTGIIGTNRADSMATVATLLADLPTFSSQPKTGREASVSLLAQRSVRSVSFHDWETIDQAEKARGLPVGKPREKFTRISEMLAACNA; encoded by the coding sequence TTGCGGGTTGCGATCGTTGGAAGCGGCCCTAGTGGCTTCTACGCGGCTGAAGCACTGCTGCAATCCGAACACACGACCGAGGTCGACATTCTCGAACGTCTCCCCGTCCCTTACGGCCTCGTCCGCTATGGTGTCGCGCCCGACCACCCGCGGTTAAAGGATGTCGCAGATACGTACGCAGCGATCGCTCAACATCCTCGCTTTTCATTCATTGGTAACGTGTCATTCGGCAAGGATTTCACCCTCAGAGAATTGGCGGATTGTTATCACGCGGTGATCTTTGCCACGGGCGCGGCAACGGACCGGAAGCTTGGCATCCCCGGCGAGGATCTTCAGGGAAGCCACGCCGCTACTTCATTTGTGGGGTGGTACAACGGTCATCCCGACTACCGAGATCTCAAATTCGACTTATCAGGTGAATCCGCCATCATCATCGGCCAGGGCAACGTCGCGGTCGACGTCTGCCGGATCCTGGCGAAGTCAACCGATGAATTGCGAAAGACCGATATCGCATCGCACGCACTGGACGCCCTGGCCGAGAGCCGCATCCGCGAGATTCATCTCATCGGGCGCAGAGGTCCGGCTCAGACACGATTCACCACCAAGGAGCTACGCGAGCTCGGTCAGCTGTCTGAGTGCGATCCTTTCGTGGACCCTGATGATTTGCTCCTGAGCGAAACGTGCAAGTCCGAACTGAACGACGTTCGCGAGCCCGCCCGCGCACGCAATTTCGAGATATTCCGGACCTTCGCCTCCCGTCGGCAGGAAAAGCCGAAATGCTGCCGCGTCCACTTCTTCCTGAGTCCACGAGAAGCACGTGGGGAGCATAGGCTCGAGGAACTGGTTCTTGAGCGAACCCGGCTCGTCGGCGCTGCCGGTCGTCAAGAGGCGATCGGCACCGGGAAGACGGTATCTATCGGGACCGGACTGATGATTCGCAGTGTCGGCTACAGCGGACTTCCGTTGGAAGGAGTTCCATTTGATGAGAAGCTCGGCACGGTTCCCAACAAGGACGGCCGCGCGGCGATAACATCGTCGAACGGATTTCCAGTCTATGTCACTGGCTGGATCAAGCGCGGGCCGACCGGAATCATCGGGACGAACCGAGCCGACAGCATGGCAACTGTTGCGACCCTTCTCGCAGATCTGCCGACCTTCAGCTCTCAACCCAAAACTGGCCGCGAAGCGTCGGTCTCCTTGTTGGCGCAACGGTCGGTGCGGTCAGTCTCCTTCCATGATTGGGAAACGATCGATCAAGCGGAGAAAGCGCGTGGCCTTCCCGTTGGCAAGCCACGAGAGAAATTCACGAGGATTTCCGAAATGCTTGCGGCCTGTAACGCCTAG
- a CDS encoding PLP-dependent aminotransferase family protein, with protein MQLALEIDLSAASLQAQVFRQIHGLIVSGRLRPGTRLPGSRALSEQLGVSRNTIILAYETLTAEGYLESREGAGTYVSNTLPDSSLSVADSFTNRATHTKPIHLFVPVAEEAKRSTFPNEIVCDFALESTDPACFPRSVWRRLTNWRMQSSKFNLTYSGTPKGLRELRETLAGYLGASRGISCSPDQIVIVTGVQQALNVAAHLFVRAGTTVAMEAPGCSATADLFRAYGANIAPVPVDQSGIVVKHLPQSSMSLAFVTPVRQYPMGVMLSASRREVLLDWANQTDSHIVEIDFDTEIRYQGSPPPPLKSLDTFGRVVYVGSFAASIGPGLRVGYMVLPPHLVNLAVHAVSLLDHGFPCTGVPWLEQAVLNDFIETGAFEKHLRKIRKTYMARRDCLVAALQKHVGSVQINPVHCGTHLVWELPPDFPSAVKLQTLMLKQQIGVYTLRDQNIGDADYLENCDRYLLLGFAALAEPAIEEGISRLAKAL; from the coding sequence ATGCAGTTAGCTCTTGAAATTGATCTTTCCGCTGCGTCACTGCAAGCTCAGGTTTTCAGGCAGATCCATGGCTTGATCGTATCTGGCCGCCTGAGACCCGGTACACGCCTTCCCGGAAGTCGTGCTCTTAGCGAACAGCTTGGGGTGTCGCGCAATACAATCATTCTCGCTTACGAGACATTGACGGCCGAAGGGTATCTGGAGTCGAGGGAAGGTGCCGGAACATACGTGTCAAATACGCTTCCCGATAGCTCGTTATCGGTTGCAGACTCCTTTACCAACAGAGCCACCCACACCAAACCGATCCACTTGTTCGTTCCTGTCGCCGAGGAAGCGAAACGATCCACATTCCCCAATGAAATCGTTTGCGACTTTGCGCTTGAGAGCACCGATCCCGCTTGCTTTCCGCGCAGCGTATGGCGCCGACTAACCAATTGGCGAATGCAATCTTCGAAATTCAACTTGACGTATTCCGGTACCCCGAAGGGGCTTCGGGAGTTGCGAGAGACTCTTGCCGGCTATCTGGGGGCTTCTCGCGGCATTTCATGCAGTCCGGATCAAATAGTGATCGTCACTGGTGTTCAGCAGGCGCTGAACGTCGCTGCTCATCTGTTTGTCCGCGCAGGGACAACGGTGGCAATGGAAGCGCCTGGTTGCAGCGCAACAGCGGATCTTTTCCGGGCTTACGGCGCGAATATAGCGCCGGTTCCCGTCGATCAGAGTGGCATCGTCGTAAAGCACTTGCCACAATCCAGCATGAGCCTCGCCTTCGTCACTCCGGTCCGTCAATATCCGATGGGCGTCATGTTGTCAGCTTCCCGACGCGAAGTCTTGCTGGATTGGGCGAACCAAACGGACTCTCACATTGTCGAAATCGATTTCGACACTGAGATTCGCTATCAGGGATCACCGCCACCACCCCTGAAGAGCCTCGACACCTTCGGACGGGTGGTCTACGTCGGCTCGTTTGCAGCCTCCATCGGCCCGGGGCTGAGGGTGGGATACATGGTCCTGCCGCCCCATTTAGTGAACCTTGCCGTTCACGCGGTATCACTTCTCGACCATGGCTTTCCGTGCACAGGTGTTCCTTGGCTCGAACAGGCCGTGCTGAATGACTTCATCGAAACCGGCGCCTTCGAAAAGCACCTCAGAAAAATTCGCAAAACCTACATGGCACGGCGCGACTGCCTGGTCGCGGCACTTCAGAAACATGTCGGGTCCGTCCAGATAAACCCGGTGCATTGTGGCACACATCTGGTATGGGAGCTGCCGCCGGATTTTCCCAGCGCCGTCAAATTGCAGACGCTGATGCTGAAGCAGCAGATCGGCGTCTACACGTTGCGCGACCAGAATATCGGAGACGCGGACTATCTGGAGAATTGTGATCGGTACCTCCTGTTGGGATTCGCAGCGCTGGCAGAACCGGCGATCGAAGAGGGAATCTCGAGGCTCGCCAAGGCGCTTTGA
- a CDS encoding nuclear transport factor 2 family protein has protein sequence MSGTATNLGDYEAITKVVQHYLDGAKSGKGSEMKPAFHKDATIFGYVGPDLFAGPIQGLYDWNDKNGPATGIKSRISEIDVVGTIANVRLEIDDWTGSRFTDMFTLLKLDGKWQIMNKVFHLHS, from the coding sequence ATGAGTGGCACAGCTACGAATTTGGGCGACTATGAAGCCATCACGAAGGTCGTTCAACATTATCTGGACGGCGCAAAATCGGGGAAGGGAAGCGAAATGAAGCCCGCCTTCCACAAGGACGCTACGATTTTTGGATATGTGGGACCTGATCTCTTTGCTGGACCTATCCAAGGGCTTTACGATTGGAACGACAAGAATGGTCCAGCCACTGGAATCAAGTCTCGTATTTCGGAGATCGACGTCGTCGGCACGATCGCGAACGTGCGTTTGGAAATCGACGACTGGACGGGATCGCGCTTCACTGACATGTTCACGCTGCTGAAGCTGGATGGGAAGTGGCAAATCATGAACAAGGTCTTCCATCTCCATAGTTGA
- a CDS encoding alpha/beta fold hydrolase, translating to MSEHVQVDGIYPFPAVMQTRTIETNGTSIHVRVGGHGPAVVLLHGFGTSGDMWGHLASALIEDHTIFVPDLRGSGLSSKPDGGYDKKNLAADVVGVLDALGVRTFELVTHDIGIMVGYAVAATHPERVSRWVAIDAPLPGIGPWEKILQEPAMWHFGFGGHDMERLVAGRERIYLDRFWNELSQHPERFDEAKRQHYAALYAQPGAMRAGFAQFLSFSQDAIDNKAFLAQGKLKMPVLALGGEATFGPMIGAVVRCVADNVEDVIIPDCGHWITEEQPAATTKLVVDFLHRRS from the coding sequence ATGAGCGAACATGTCCAAGTAGATGGGATTTATCCCTTCCCGGCTGTAATGCAGACGCGGACGATCGAAACCAACGGTACATCCATCCATGTGCGGGTCGGCGGTCATGGCCCGGCAGTCGTCCTGCTGCACGGCTTTGGCACATCGGGCGACATGTGGGGACATCTGGCGAGCGCACTCATCGAAGACCACACCATTTTCGTGCCTGACCTGCGTGGGTCGGGCCTCTCGTCGAAGCCTGATGGCGGCTATGACAAGAAGAATCTGGCGGCGGACGTGGTGGGCGTCCTGGATGCTCTGGGTGTGCGTACGTTCGAATTGGTGACGCACGATATCGGGATCATGGTCGGCTACGCAGTTGCCGCCACCCACCCCGAGCGCGTAAGCCGATGGGTGGCAATCGATGCGCCGCTGCCCGGCATCGGACCCTGGGAAAAGATCCTGCAGGAGCCGGCTATGTGGCACTTTGGTTTCGGTGGTCATGACATGGAGCGCCTGGTCGCCGGCCGGGAGCGCATCTATCTCGACCGCTTCTGGAACGAACTTTCCCAGCACCCGGAGCGTTTTGATGAAGCGAAGCGCCAGCATTATGCGGCGCTCTATGCGCAACCCGGCGCAATGCGAGCGGGTTTTGCGCAGTTCCTGTCGTTTAGCCAGGATGCGATCGACAACAAGGCGTTCCTTGCGCAGGGCAAGCTCAAGATGCCGGTCTTGGCCCTGGGTGGTGAAGCTACATTCGGCCCGATGATCGGCGCGGTGGTTCGGTGTGTCGCCGATAATGTCGAAGACGTGATCATCCCCGATTGCGGGCACTGGATCACGGAAGAACAGCCTGCCGCGACGACTAAACTTGTCGTCGACTTCCTGCATCGTCGTTCGTGA